Below is a genomic region from Argopecten irradians isolate NY chromosome 14, Ai_NY, whole genome shotgun sequence.
TTCTGTGGTCTTTTTTAAATcaagatatatacagtatatctcCGATTTTAACGCAGAAACATCAaaccatagaaacattatcAGAAATCAGTCAGAACTTGTTAATATACATCATTTGTACACAAAATAGGACATAATAAAcgtttttgtttaaattattttacaccagtatgctatgacgtcataacagtTGTTTTCAATGaagtatatactgtacacaaGGAAATTTACGCAAGGGGAACATTTACGCTAATTACGCAAAGTCCGCTTAATCGCGAAATTTTCCCCACGCATaatgttttgtacatgtatgaactttgttgtttaatgtttatacaatattgcaaaaaaaaaaaagaaaaaaaaaaaaaaaaaaaaacacaccaaAAACACCGCGAAATCTACATGCGTACAAATCGCGATATTAAACACTCACGAAAATATCCACGTTAACAGTACATGATCGACtacaatttttattgaaaataaataaaaagaaacagaaCAGTCCAGCTGTTCAAGTTGATTAAACCTATCACAGTTTTATACCAACTTCGACACCAATACACAGTAGAATCAATTAGTTTGATACTATCTTCACAATGTTTTAATGATCATTCAGATTTGTATCTATCTTTTAATCTTATTGAATAGATAATCATGCAacaaatgataattaatttgtCATGAATTATGTGATTAAACAAAGCATCTTTTAAACAACGattttataatctgatattaAAATCAGCTGCTTGTTTCTCCGCTTACTACGTGCTACGCCACAATCTTCCCCACTCCTATGAAActccatatataaactaataaTGCTTCTGTATTGTAGTGTAGCACGTAGCAAGAGGAGTAAAAATCACCTGATTTCTTTAGATCgacaattttatttatatgaatgTAAATCAAccaatataaaaaatgtacttTCGTTAATCTTCCATCGATAGTTACGTTGATTAACacgatataaaaatatataaacaaaatgatgTTAATATAGGAAGTCTTTGAGAATGTTGTTTCAAGAAAGCAAACTAAACATTTGACATTGGAGTATTGTTTGTTGATCTTTCGTCTAGGTGTTACTGAGTTTAAGAAGCTCGGAGAAAATGGTCAGACGCTTCCAAGTGCCAGAGAAGTATCAGCTTTTGTATTAAGTGAGGGAAACTCTGCCAGTCCCCCAGACGATCCGAATAGGACCATAATGATGGCGGTAATGGGGCAGTTTTATGACCATGACATCACTGAGACACCTCTGACTAAAGGTACGGTCTGTGTTGTTaaaagtgtatatttacattccatGTTGCAATcgcctatatatcactagtataccaaattgtagtatatgagaGTATGACTGCAATTTACAGTGATGAGGTCTCTGTATAGGAATACTATACCATGCTGTATGGTAACCTGAGGAACAATATTATATCTGGAAAATATCTGCTGTTCCGGTATTTGTATCTACTGACGTAAGCGATGTGACGAGCGCCAAATTCAAACGCATTATTAGCgatgtttcttaaaaaaatagttgaatgtaaatataagcaataaACAGTTAACACATTGTAGcatatagtcaatatgaatacaataTGGGTGACAGATAGACATTCAATTTATCTGTCACCaaaattgtattcatattgactatatactacaatttggtaactgtttattgcttaaatgaaTCGCATTTGGaaatgtgttgttgtttttcttgtttctttcttgtttttgtttttttttcaaacttttacgaAAGATATCAGAGGAAGATTTAATAAAAAAGTATAATCATATATCATCCGGTTAATATATGGTTACGAAATGTGTGTATTTTTAGGTAATTGAGGTTAAAGTTAACGCAATGGTTTAAGTAAGCAATACTCTTACCGTTACCCCTTGCTCTAAAATATGACAATCACGTTATGTAGCTGTGAGATTGTTATCTTGTCCTCGTAAAAGGAGCGGATCGTTGTGGTTTGTACATAATGTTAAATAAATCGTTGTTACTGCTGACGGAGAATgtttctttggctcagtcagtTGAGCCGTAGTTTTTCACACCAgagacccgggttcgaatcctgaTCGAGGCAATCGATAGGAATCATTTGTTTATTCTACCTGTACTTCTACATCCTTTACAGGAAATAACCCTGggtcaattttatttaaatataacgATTAGTTATTTAAGCTTTTCGAAATTTACCCATGCCTGATGTAGTGCAAATGTAAATACTCAACATTAAGATACAGGTATTatgaaataatgtatatttcagGCTATAGGGAGACTACCATCGGATGTTGTGATATAATTGACGAGCAAGTTCGTAATGAAAGGTAGGTGACTCTGTTTGCAGTACACTGTAAAATTATAAAGATAAGCTCATATCCTTCGGACGGCCGTGGCGTATGAATGCGTAATTATGCATTTGCCCCAAACTGCTTTCATAAATGTCAACACGTTATAACATAATATTGAAATTGAGACAGGTTCGAATACTGCCGGTCGTCAAAGTGTATATGTCCGAGCCAAATAACTGAGGGATGTGCAAAGTCTAAGCGATTAAAATTTTTGACATCCTGCTTCATGTCAGTACTTTTTCGTGAGTTTTACATATGTGTGGGgcaatttcaaaacattttagtCGTGTCGTCTGTTTTCCATGTTTCCTCTGTTTTCTAACGGTACAATGACCCACTAAAAGGTTTTGTGGTTTGTGGGTTTTATACGGAGTACCCGGATAAAAATCACCGCTTGATAATTGGTCCACATTGGATTCGAACTCTCGACCCAGATGTGGatggtttgtggtaatatggaAGACATTTTAACCATTCGGCCACCGCGACCCCAAAATATTGTTCTCCACCAGCAATAAATAGTATATTGCATCAACTAAAAACCAATATTTTGTTCCAGTTTCAAGAGTTATTTAATttacacattttgttttcatttaattcaataataaaagataagaaaatatatttccaatcaatatttcaacaatttaatGGAATTTTGTAAATCTATTTCTGCTTTAGATAAACACTATTGTCTGATCATTTGTTCATTGTTATTAGATATTTACACTTTTACTTTCTTGAAAACAAATCTGATGATTTTTAAAAAGTGAATATATGGAAAAGTAATCTATTTTTTCAAGTTGTTGTAATATCAACATGATAAAGCATCTGGTTTTAGTCTCATCAGGATGTAAAATTACTACGCTTCTGTTATTTTTAGAATTCAATGTAAGACCATTGAGATCCCAGCAAATGACCCTTTCTTTAACCATACATGCATGGCATTTAAGAGGTCATTGCCATCAAGGGGAGAAGACAAATGCGAACCAAGTAAGTTCAGCTCAGTATCCGTACTCGACATATGTACCATTACTAAGATGATTGTTcaatacaattacatgtaatgctAAATATCAATCAATGCTGCAAACATGAAATGTTGTATAAAATGCACGTCCGTCAAGTCATTTTTTTACGAAATATCAAATGCTAGTTCTTGTTCAATGATAGGTATTGTTTATGCTTTGTTGgtgatggagcatcttaaaatgaaaatacatatttgaaGGGAAATAAACctattttacaaattaaaatacacACGTACACATAATTACACTTACTATATGACTGTTAACAATTgttgtttataatatttcattgattGATATTTGACTATCGTTTTCTTGTCAGCTGTTCGTGAACAGATCAATGACATCACAGCTTTTGTCGATGGCTCAATGGTATACGGATCTAGTGAGGAGGTGGCAGAAAGTCTTAGAACATTTTCAGATGGTCAGTCTTTCCGTCTATTAATTCGCTTAGTCTTAGCATTACCGATACGTATAACCTGAAGAGCTTGGAACAATATTGCAGCTTTATACACCGGGCGTGTGCTATGTATTACACCAGTAAACGTTGGCAAAGTTCAACCTCGATCCCGTCGTCGCGTCGTTAGTTTTATTGCTGTATTAGTATTAGTTTGCTCTTTGAAATTTGTTTATCATTTCGGCAAGTAAACTAATGATAACCCTCGATCCCATAGTCTTGTCGGtgcttttattttcaatttgaattctaatataatatttttcttgacATTCATCTCGTAAAGTTATTGGATAACCTCGAGCCCATTGTCTTACCTATGATGTTTAAAATCTGATTGGATTGACTTCCAAATTGGGTATCAGTTAGGTAAACTCTTGGTTATTCTCAATCCCATTGTATTGTCGATGAtttattgattgttttatttgggTATCAGTTAGGTAAACTCTTGGTAATTCTGAATTCCATTGTCTTGTCGATGATTTATTGATTGTTTTTGACGTATCATTTGTTTATCATTTAGGTAAACTACTGGTAGCACAGGATAACTTACTTCCGCTGAATGACCCATCAGGATGCATCCTGGATGACGCGGATGATAGTCATTGTTTTCTGGCAGGTACGTGTGGTGCAGTTGAGAGGAGGTCTGGTTACATTTGGAACTCGCTACACTTTTGTGATAGAAGTGACAAACACATTTCAGTTCTGTTTATCTACACTCGAAAaacatgggtttttttattatcaGAGATTTCCaataaaggggaataactcgtaTACAGTTAAAGTTacaattacctcccttagaaCATACTCAAGAATCTACTTTAACAAATATATCCATTTTATCCACTTTtttctattgaaaaccatcaggtttcacgaataaaactgtaaaaaaacattcaaataaaCAGACAGACATGTTTAATGCCTAATAATAATTGGTTACAACATGATTTATGCGTTGCAAAATTCTTAATTTTATGTAGTATGTGTGTTTAGATGGAGACACATTTGTAGaaattacatattttcatttcaatgcaCTGCATTTGTaaatactacaattatgttttgcagtactgccaaaaatcatgttcagctcttatttgtacttcaacctatgcattgaaagtattgtaattttcatttttttgtcaaTTGTGACGGCGAGTAAGATATCAAAAGCGCTCTTGATAAGTGAGCATGAACAATACGgtatacttaaagatgctccaccgctgacagtgCAAAAATCATATtcgtcatttgaacattaattggtgtcttattgtgtatatatatgcctaattaacacaaaaatatataaaataatttatttcgcctttggtgcatgcgcaatcagtacttcattccatatagaatatagtgtcacggaatttttttcgggatgcaaataaatatttttcatatttttaacttgaagtaaaattagaagctccaacttttcagtggtggtaattgtgtaaagtaagtaacttttgtaactgaagaaaaatacttaatcgtctgcttctgattttgatagtgaaaaaataccatttgtcagcggtggagcatctttaactttacCAAAGTTAAAGGAATAAACCATTCTAAGGAAAGGTAACAATAAAACACATATTGATGTAGTATGACACGCATACAGTTAATTGAACTTCACTACGCAACTTTCATCGGAGACTCACATCTCTGACGATGTGTAAATGTCCAGAAATTTTTAACACTGACAGTGTCAAATTgcagaaataattttataacaaGTTGTCTCTAAATATTGTTTAGaagttttataaaatgatatttttgaaatagcAGTGTCCTACTTCTAGCAGCATTTGGTGACATGTGCTGCACGTAATATTATTAGATTGGACGTCAATATTCCAGTCACTGAAACTGTAGTAACTGCATTTATCAACATTTATCTTTATTCCTTCATCTCATCCATCACATTATTCTATTTCAGGCGATGTTAGAGTCAATGAAAATGCCAACCTCATGGTTATTCACACGGCATTCGTTCGTTACCATAATATACTTTGTGACCAGCTGATCGAGAATAACCTCACAGACGATGAGAGGATATACCAAATTGCCAGGAAAATTATTGGCGGAATCCTACAGAACATCCTGTTTGGTCATTGGTTACCGCATGTTATAGGCGAGGACATGATGATCAACTCAGGATTAGCCGTTGGGTCATCATTTGTTTATGACGAGACAGTAAACCCAAGTGTTACCCTAGCATTCAGTACGGCGGCCCTCAGGTAAAAAGCGTGCCGTCAATAGAAcatatcatgacgtcattatctgTTCATTACTAGGATTActttcattatatattgttgtttttgttggttttgatgAGTACATTCTGATCCAAATGTGATGGCCtcataatacaaataatatgtTAACCCTAAATACAACTTAATACAACCGAATTCCAAATGCATTAAGAAATTGCATTTACCAATGAATGGCGACATTACAAACTGGGACATCATTAGTGCTTAAGAAATGAGATGTAAATAGAGATCTTTTGACCAAGCGAAATTGAATTAAAGTGAGtggtcgggcaaagaaaaccagtctaaatgcgttcattggccttccaaaagttctcacatattaatacgacggtcaagttctgcttagtttcccagttctgaccattaaagtaaagaacaggcgaaagcattgaaagcgaggctgtgtggaaatgtaaccacggacatagtgagccgggaggatgttttagaattcccatactttaaattaatttcttcgtacgcagacagattttgacgagagattttatttttccatttcataagaaattatactagatacattcacaccatttttaccgactttagccatccttgcccgactgttcactttaaatatgaTTATTATGGATATCTATTTATTCCGACCATCATTATTAAGACCATCATTTACACTTTCAATATAACTTATGGATGTTATAAAAATAACTGATTTATGTAACTACATTAAGAATAGTTACTAACATTCAACTAGAAAGATGTTTGTTTTATCACAATATTATTCCCATTTCCAAATCGGAAAATATcctattgattattttttattatactaAATCTGACTCTGTGATTGGCCGATTAATTATTTCATGCCACGATGAAAAAAACatggaaacccgacgttatcgtgacgttgCAATAGAAACAtggacgttgcgtattgatttggaaaaaaaaaaaaccttgtaaaataaatgaaatcgTAGGTATagatgtattttatttcattaattagcctggaaaattaattaatggcctgtttctatttgttttaatttcattaggTTATGAAACAAAATTTCGTTTGAAAACTTCATAGAGAATCCGCTACCGGATTCACATAGGCATTACTGTTTAAATAATGTCGTCGACTTTCACAGGTACGGACACACACTTGTACAAGGAACAATTAAGGCAGTCCACGAATCTCTAAAGTACACAAACGACACCGCCCTCAAAGATACGTTTTTCAGACCTGGCATTGTATTTTCAAGTGCCGCTGACATTGCCAGGTCCTTCCATACCATACAAGGTAGTGCTGTGGACTCGTAAGTATACTTTTGTATACCtttagtattttatttcatgaatatACGTACAGCAATTTGTAAAAGTACATGgtcatcatttattttttattttgatttgattcTATTCTAATCCTTATTTGAACTGATTCTATTCTAATCCTTATTTTGAACTGATTCTATTCTAAACCATTTTTCATGTAGTTCTATTATATCTTATGGACAGGCGTTAAACACTTTAATAACCAAGTTCATCATTCTGTCATTTGCGCATCTAGTGTAGCCGAATAGTCCAACAGCTAGCTTTTGTGAAAGTGTGcatgtgtttggatatatatttaattcagTGAAGCGCTGTTGAGCGCGGTCTGCTTTCCGATGGGTAACCTTTCCGTTTAATCAAATTCACACAGCTCATTGTGACGGTAAACAGTCATATTTTCTCTTTCTTTAACAGGTCTTCTCATTTGCAACTTTTAATTgaaaagaattttaaaattaattattagtaCAATACATACTAATTTATGTAAGCATTATTTTATCTTTTGGACGCGTCTATGAAAATTTACGCCCGTCTGTTTGTTTCTATGACTTCATACACTCAAAAAATATCGAAAATATGCTTAAAATTTAATTGAGATAACTCAATCAGAAACTAATTACCTATAGGCATACAATTCCATGATTGTGCCTACTTTTACAATATATCAAATTGAGTTGGGaccattgatatcttatccaataattcaatTTGGTCAGTGACTGTGGCGCTTTTAAAATATCCCATCAAAACGTGCtgtatgtatgacgtcattatacaTGACGTACAATGATTttggtctatggaaaaataacctcaaagaagAAACCAATTAAAAAATGAGTGTAGCATATGAAATgagatcattatatatatatatacttactgcTTATATTATAGTGCACTCCCTGATGATTTGAAGGATCACCTCTTCGAAACGGACACCGCGCATGGATTGGACCTTAGCGCGTTAAATATTCAACGTGGCCGAGACCATGGACTGCCTGGCTATGTTGCCTATCGTGAATGGGCTGGGCTGTCCGTGCCGACGAACTTCGATGAACTAGAGCATCACACAACCGACTTTCAGCAGAGTCTAGGGGCCATGTATGGgtaagtatatattgtacattagcatattacagtgttatctgcccttgtgggtattTTATGTGCTTGTGAGCGTAGCGTAATACGTATCAGAGAAACCAATGTGAGATTCGCTCCCAAATTAACGACGTCACAACCAATAATTGCCCAAGGGATATAACTCTGTAAAAACAGACTCTGAAATTCTTAAAGTAAGATCTTACAACTGCTGCCAACTTGCGGATTAAACATTTATTAAGATTATCAGCATTTTTATCGGACGTTCTTAAAACATTTAAGCTTCGTTATCTCAAATTTCTTCATGGATTCTTTGGTGATTCACAGTGTTTTATCGACAGATCATTTTTGACCGTATCTATTTGCCTTTATACGTGCTGCCAGTTCTTGTCACGTGTGCTCACGTGAGAGAGTTTTCATCTTAGTAGGTTTAGGTAATACCGGTAGGTAGAAATATTATCTTGATACTCTTGCAATCATCTAAAATGTCGACCCATGCGAGTTGgtgtgtttttttctttgaaaaaagtATTTGGTTTATATCGAAGGCAATACTGTAGACCTCTTTATTCTCACGTTTCGCgaatattcatgaatacatacatgtacaatcaaGAGCTCTTTATGCCAATATTGCTTTCATTTATATGATATTCGCGAAACATGTGGATTATCTCGCGGAATAACACAATAATGAGAATCTCGCAAAAATAACTTGGGTTTCATTGATGGAACTAACACATTATAGTTTTTGATTTCTTATATTTATAGTGATGTTCGAGATATCGATTTGTTTGCTGGAGGGATGACAGAGACGGTGATAACAGACACTCACCTTGGCCCGACTTTTACAGCAATCTTCGTTGATCAGTTTAAACGTCTGAAGTTCGGGGACcgatattattttgaaaatactgACTCAGAAACCGGATTCAGCGAAGGTAAACATTAAATTGAAATGACTGCATTTTGGGGTGTATCAAATTTTTCccattttaatttctttttaaaacagGTGCTACGTAAGGAATTAAATTTCTCTACATTCGTAGTCATGGTGATTGTCATACACTTAAATGCTCGAgattaaaatggaaaaaaaatagttagAAGCATAACAAATATTGTTGATTACTGTTTGAAATTGGCAGTGTCCGAGCTATTTTCCGGGGATTTTTATTAATCTGTATGTGAAGTAAAATttgaacaatataaaaaaacattcaaacaatACCTTCCAGATATTATGTATTAAAGGTATTTGATGAATTGCTAAGTTCTTTAAAAGAACCAATTAAATATTCCTACAGTcacaatatatttaattatttacaaatcaaTTTGAAGTGAATTTGTCATCATTAAGGTATATAAGATAATTTCTGGTAAAAAGGGGAAAGGGAATATAGTATAAAgagttatatgtatttttttttctaatattggTTTTTTGTGATAGTCCCAAaagctcttctaaatcaaatagtataccagtccattatgaaatttgagggGTGAATGGGCCAAATTGATACCGGTTCTGTAGTCATCTTGAGGAATCTTAATCTGTCATACCGTATAAACCAGAATAGTAAAGGTTATCTACTCTCgacatttgaatatttcaattacattacATTAATAGTAATAACTAGTCAAAACCTATCCTTATATACACATGGTCCGTGTCTATTCAGGCGTTGTTTTACAGCAGTTTGTTTTCTTAATTAATAGAAATCAAACCTGTATGATCCTGAATTCTACCTGTAGTGAATACATTCGACAGTACAGCTTATTCACATTTGTTCATTCCGTAACCCTTACTGCAGTCTGTGTGAGCCTTGAATAACGACGGATTAGCCTAAGAGTGTTTGACCTAAcgtttatgatttttatttttcatttttcattttggcAAATGTTACTGAC
It encodes:
- the LOC138308098 gene encoding peroxidase-like isoform X1, with amino-acid sequence MKIALRGNELLVLSSDQPVFELLQNLTANFPVVQEPYMVFKVQSCSTARLGLKEDAENDGKLWEITFDIGSLDEVLVRRNVGAGIKSRGDIIVDNCKDNLTFFVSWRNSLVQVFQQHGGRWLTVLKWFDAKGRDVSFVGVSGVATWTVYDDHETGIDLPAGSTTSETMSGLNDIEHNLTELEEEEHRANLALYALQYLLDTGFEGAKTVEDLKAIPGFLEAFRQEQMNRDRKACNEKNIKCRDFKKSPWRSMDGTCNNLIHEGRGSTGTPQVRLVAADYADGVTEFKKLGENGQTLPSAREVSAFVLSEGNSASPPDDPNRTIMMAVMGQFYDHDITETPLTKGYRETTIGCCDIIDEQVRNERIQCKTIEIPANDPFFNHTCMAFKRSLPSRGEDKCEPTVREQINDITAFVDGSMVYGSSEEVAESLRTFSDGKLLVAQDNLLPLNDPSGCILDDADDSHCFLAGDVRVNENANLMVIHTAFVRYHNILCDQLIENNLTDDERIYQIARKIIGGILQNILFGHWLPHVIGEDMMINSGLAVGSSFVYDETVNPSVTLAFSTAALRYGHTLVQGTIKAVHESLKYTNDTALKDTFFRPGIVFSSAADIARSFHTIQGSAVDSALPDDLKDHLFETDTAHGLDLSALNIQRGRDHGLPGYVAYREWAGLSVPTNFDELEHHTTDFQQSLGAMYGDVRDIDLFAGGMTETVITDTHLGPTFTAIFVDQFKRLKFGDRYYFENTDSETGFSEGQIDAIKKVTLGKVMCQAFNFDVMQKDVFDVPSIEDFKQCSEYDELDMRLFTDIGDEE
- the LOC138308098 gene encoding peroxidasin homolog pxn-2-like isoform X2, yielding MVFKVQSCSTARLGLKEDAENDGKLWEITFDIGSLDEVLVRRNVGAGIKSRGDIIVDNCKDNLTFFVSWRNSLVQVFQQHGGRWLTVLKWFDAKGRDVSFVGVSGVATWTVYDDHETGIDLPAGSTTSETMSGLNDIEHNLTELEEEEHRANLALYALQYLLDTGFEGAKTVEDLKAIPGFLEAFRQEQMNRDRKACNEKNIKCRDFKKSPWRSMDGTCNNLIHEGRGSTGTPQVRLVAADYADGVTEFKKLGENGQTLPSAREVSAFVLSEGNSASPPDDPNRTIMMAVMGQFYDHDITETPLTKGYRETTIGCCDIIDEQVRNERIQCKTIEIPANDPFFNHTCMAFKRSLPSRGEDKCEPTVREQINDITAFVDGSMVYGSSEEVAESLRTFSDGKLLVAQDNLLPLNDPSGCILDDADDSHCFLAGDVRVNENANLMVIHTAFVRYHNILCDQLIENNLTDDERIYQIARKIIGGILQNILFGHWLPHVIGEDMMINSGLAVGSSFVYDETVNPSVTLAFSTAALRYGHTLVQGTIKAVHESLKYTNDTALKDTFFRPGIVFSSAADIARSFHTIQGSAVDSALPDDLKDHLFETDTAHGLDLSALNIQRGRDHGLPGYVAYREWAGLSVPTNFDELEHHTTDFQQSLGAMYGDVRDIDLFAGGMTETVITDTHLGPTFTAIFVDQFKRLKFGDRYYFENTDSETGFSEGQIDAIKKVTLGKVMCQAFNFDVMQKDVFDVPSIEDFKQCSEYDELDMRLFTDIGDEE